CCAATTTCTGGGCCATGAAACATCGCCACCATCGGTGCTCAGCTGGCCTAGAATGATCTTCAACAGCGTCGATTTACCCGCGCCATTGCGACCCACAAGACCAATACGCCGCCCTGCTGGTAAACTCGCCGTAGCGCCACCAATAATTTCGCGACCCGCAATACGGATGGTGACGTTATCAATGTTCAACATGGGCCATTTATCCAAACATGGTTACATCGGCGCGAAACGGATTAATGAATCGCGTTGGAAAGCATTCTCGATGTCGGAAGATAAAAGTGGCTTCAGTGGTAACTGAAGCCAACTTGGGTATAACGACGACGATTTTTTCACCACTGCACTCGAAGGCCTAGGACTCCCAGAAGCACAATGTTGCGTTACCAATTTAATTGGCGACCCCAACGGGATTCGAACCCGTGTTGCCGGCGTGAAAGGCCAGTGTCCTAGGCCTCTAGACGATGGGGTCGCCGGGAGAACGCAACCTTTGCAAGCGCGTTCTCAGGGGCATGACTTAAGGGGGTTCCGCCCCAAAATCAAGCCGTTTCCACCCTTTTTGAAAGATTACTTTTACAAATGCCAAGATTGGCCAAAAACGGACCGATTAAAGGCCTAATTTTCGTACCCAAAAAGAGGGCGAAGCCTGACACCCGCCCAGGTTCCGGCAAAAGCCGAAAGAATCCAGATCCAGCCATGAAGGCTTTGCGAAGCAATGCCCGAAAAAAATGCCCCGATATTACAGCCATAAGCGAGCCTTGCCCCATATCCCATCAACAATCCGCCGATCACGGCACCAATAATGGGGCGCAATGGAATGGTAAATCCTGGCCGATATCGCCCACCAAGACTGGCCGCCAACATGGCGCCGCCAATGATGGCAACATTCATCAATGATGTCGTATCCTTCCAGAACGGTGCCGCCAATGCACGGCCTGTAAAGCCTCCGGACCAAAATGCGCTTCCTGTGGGGTCCCAACCGAGGATCATGGCCCCCTTGGCACCCCATAAGGTCAATCCCCATGTAATGGACCAAGGGTGGCCCGCAACCACAAGGGTGGCATAATTCAATGCAGCCAAAGCAAGCCCAGCCCACAAGACAGTCCATGGTCCAAAAAATATGCGCTTCAGGCCTGAATTTTGCTGGTTTTGGGGCAAATCTGGCGCAGGTTTGGGTTCCCTGCCCCAACGACCAAGCCCGACCCAGGCAAGCCCCAACAGGGTCAAGGTCAGCGGCACCGCCACTTCCCAGCCCCATAGTTTGGCAAAAGAAACCGTGCCAAACCCGGGCATAGACTGCCAGAAGCCAAAATTCAACGTGGCCAGAAATCCGCCGATGCAAAAGAAAACAAGGGTGATAACCATGCGGACATTGCCACCCCCAACGGTAAACAACGTGCCCGATGCACAGGCCCCGGCCACCTGCATCCCGATGGCAAACATGAACGCACCAATCACGACTTCCAGATCGGCCGGTGCCAAGGACCCACCAACGCCATGGCCAAAAGCAGAGCCCTTGGCCAAAACCGGTGCAAATAACAAACTGGCGACACCAATCATAATCAGCTGGATACGAATGCCTGTCACATCACGGGTCAGGACGGCTTGACGATAACTCCAGGTAAAGCCAAAGGTGCCGTGATAAAGCGCCACCCCCATCAACCCGCCAATGATCACCAGAAATCCGGGCCGGATGTCCCCAGCCATCGTCAGGCTTATTGCCGCAACAGCAAAAGCCGCGACAAGCGCCACAACAGGCACCGTTTGCGTAGGCAAACGCGTCGGTTTTTCAAGGGATGGGATAGTTTGATCAGCCATGGAAGGGGGTTTTATCAGGAAGCAGGCGCTGCGTCATCAATCAAAAACTGCACCCCGTTTTTACCCATCCAGTCATCAATCCGAAGTTTTCCGGCCAAATGGATAGGCAAACCGCCTGATTCAAGCAAAGCCTTGCCCAAAGGCCGGTCTGCGGTGCGAAATGCCATGGCTTTTATGCGCCCGCCATCGGGACCGGTTACAAAACAACGCACATGATTTTCCCCAACAACATCAGCCTTGCCGATGCGCACCCCGGCCAGCACGAAGCGCGGCTCTGAATTGCCGGCACCAAAGGGGGCTAGGCGGTTAATCTCATGAACCAGTTCCGGATTTGCCCCAGCGGGGGTCAGCGCACCATCAAAATACAGAATGCGCCCCAGTTCTTCACCCAGCGCTGCTTGCTGGGCGGCAATGCGTGTGATCATGAAATCGCGCAATTCATCCATGCGATCGCGGGCCACGGTGAATCCTGCAGCCATGGCATGGCCACCCCCATTGATCAAAAGCCCTTCTTGGCGTGCAGCAATCACGGTGGCACCCAAATCTATTCCCTGAATAGATCGTCCTGACCCCTTGGCCGCATCCCCATCAATGCCCGCAACACAAACCGGGCGGTGATAGCGTTCACCCAACCGGCTGGCAACAATGCCAATAACGCCCGGGTGCCAACCATCCCCTGACACAAAAATCAAAGGCTGATTGCCCATGTCATTTTCTTCGGCCTTCAACAATGCTTCTTCCAAAACCCGCGCTTCTATTTCGCGGCGCTCGGTATTAAAGCCATCTAGTTTCTTAACAATGTCGGATGCTTCTGCTCTGTCATCGGTGCTGAGCAATCGGCTGCCAAGATCGGGCTGGCCCACCCTTCCGCCGGCATTGATCCGGGGACCTAAAAGAAATCCCAGATGCCATGCTTCGGGCCGGGATTCTAAACGGGCAACATCGGCCAGGGCCACCAGACCAGGATTTTTTCTTGTCGCAAGTACTTTCAGGCCCTGGGCCACCAACGCACGATTGACGCCCGTCAATTTTACCTGATCACACACCGTGCCCAATGCCACCAGGTCCAGCCATTGCATCATATCCGGTTCGGCCCGGCTTTTATAAAAGCCCCGATTGCGCAATTCCCGGTTAACCGCAATCACCAAAAGATAGGCAACGCCCACAGCCGCCAACTGGCCATGAGGACTGTCATCATCCAGACGATTGGGGTTGATGATGGCGCAGGCATCGGGCAATGCCGGTTCGGCCACGTGATGATCCACCACCACCACGTCCAGACCGGCCTTGGCAGCGATGGCCAAAGGTTCAAAGGCACTGATACCACAATCAACCGTGATCACGATCTTTGCACCGCGTGCCTGCAGTTCCAGCAAGGCCGCCCCGTTGGGGCCATAGCCTTCCTTGATGCGGTCCGGAATATAGACATTGCAATCAACGCCAAGGGCTGCAAAAAACCGTTTTAAGACAGCCGAAGATGTTGCGCCATCCACATCATAATCGCCGAAAACGGCTATGCCTTCGCCCTTTTCAACCCCGTCTGCCAAACGCCCAGCCGCAACATTCATGTCTTTCAGATGCGCCGGATCAGGCAATAGATCGCGCAAGGTCGGGTTCAGAAAAGTTGCAGCATCATCGGCACCAATGTGGCGACCAGCCAGCACCCTTGCCAGCAATTCCGGCAATTCAAGCCGCTGGGCAAGCATCAACGATTCACGACCATCTTCAAGTCGCGGGCGCCAGTTCATGCCCCCAAAGGAGCGCTCAACGGAAAAAGAATCTGATACGTTGCCTGTCATTAGGCCCCCATCAAACCTTATGAATCCATAGGATCAAAACCAGATTTCATATCAAAGTTATGTTGGGTCTCGATGCGACGAATGGTTCCGGTCTTGGAACGCATCACGATGGAATAGGTGGTTGCCCCATGGGCAAAACGCCGAACCCCATCCACCATGGCACCATCGGTAACACCCGTCGCTGCAAACATGACATTGCCAGATGCAAGATCCAGAAGTTCATATTTACGATTGAGGTCATCAATGCCCCATTTTGCGGCACGGCCCCGTTCATCATCATTGCGGAACATCAAACGGCCTTGCATGAAACCACCAATACAACGAAGCGCCGCTGCCGCCAAAACCCCTTCGGGCGCGCCACCGGAACCGATATAAATATCGACACCGCTATTGGGTTCAGACGTTGCAATCACACCAGAAACATCACCATCGGAAATCAACATGATCCGTGCCCCGGAGGCGCGAACATCACGGATGAGTTCTTCATGGCGGGGACGATCAAGAATACAAACCAAAAGATCGGAAACATCGCGCTTCAGTGCCTTTGATAATTCGGCCAAATTGGTGGCCGGGGTTTCATCAAGATCAACCACCCCTTCAGGAAGCCCGGTGCCCACGGCAATTTTGTCCATGTAAACATCCGGTGCATTCAGAAAGCCGCCTTCTTCGGCCATGGCAATCACCGCCAAGGCATTGTTGCCGCCTTTGGCTGTAATGGTCGTGCCTTCCAGTGGGTCAAGGGCGATGTCGATCTTTGGTCCGCCCTTCCCGACCTTTTCACCGATATACAGCATGGGCGCTTCATCGCGTTCCCCTTCGCCGATCATCACAGTACCGTCTATTTCAAGGCTGTTGAGTGCATTGCGCATGGCGTCAACAGCAGCCTGATCGGCTGCCTTTTCATCACCACGACCCATAAGCCTCGAAGCACTCAGTGCTGCGGCCTCTGTCACACGCACAACCTCAAGCGCCAAATTGCGGTCCATGATTGTATCCATACTCTTCACCCCCAAATATTGAATTTTTGGTAACGATTACCAGCCGCCAGTCAGCTAACCAGACCGGGCCATTATAAAGATAGTTTACAGCGCTTCCATGCGAATCATGCGTGGCGCGGACAACATTGTGGATAACTTTCCAATTTGTTGAAGCGCGGCCACCATGGATGCCTCACGGGTTTCATGGGTAATGAGAACCACCAGAACGGGTTCCCCCGGAGAACGGCCACGCTGAAGCATGGATTCAAGGGAAATAGACTGATCCTTGAACGCCGCTGTGACATCCGCCATAACGCCCGGTTCATCGCGCACGGTCAGGCAAATGTAATAGGCCCCGACATGATCTTCCATGGGTGCCGGGCTTGATTTAGCCAAATCATTGACGCCAACCGCAAAGGTTGGCACCCGGGAACCACGGGCAATATCCACCAAATCAGCAACAACCGCCGATGCCGTTGGACCGCCCCCTGCCCCTTTGCCCTCATAAACCGTGCTATCGACGAAATCGCCATCGGCGACCACGGCATTAAAAGCACCCGGAACATGGGCAATGGGCGTTACATCGGCCACCAAACAGGGATGGACCCGCTGTTCAATCGCACCGTTGATCCGGGTCGCAATCCCCAAAAGCTTGATGCGGTATCCCAGTTCGTCGGCAAAACTGATGTCATCGGCCGTGATATGGCGGATACCTTCGGTATAAACAGCGTCGAAATCAACTTCACACCCAAACGCCACTGCGGTCAGGATCGCTAGCTTATGGGCCGTATCAACACCATCAATATCAAAACCGGGATCGGCTTCGGCATATCCCAATGCCTGGGCATCGGCCAAAACCGCATCGAATCCCAGACCCTGATCACGCATGGTGGACAAAATGTAATTACACGTCCCGTTCAGAATGCCGTAAACGCGTTCAATCCGGTTTCCAGCCAGCCCTTCGCGCAGGGCCTTGATGATGGGAATGCCGCCTGCCACGGCTGCTTCATACGCCAATGACACACCCGCGCCCTCAGCCAATTGCCCAAGTGCGTTACCATGATGGGCCATGAGGGCCTTATTGGCTGTCACCACATGACGGCCAGCCTTAAGCGATGCTTCCACCAGATCACGGGCAATCCCTTCGGAACCCCCAATAAGTTCCACCACCACATCGATATTATCGGTGGTGGCAAGGGCCATTGGATCATCGACCCAGGCAATACCGGCAAGGTCTAGTCCCCGGTCACGATTGCGATCGCGCGCACTGACATGGGTGACCACAAGGTCCCGCCCACAGCGTTGGGATAAAATATCAGCCTGTGCTTGAATCAGTTGAAGCGTTGCCCCCCCAACCGTGCCAAGACCAGCCACAGCAATCTTTAAGGGGTTGTTCAAGACGCGCTCGCCTTTTCATTTTCTGGATTGTTTTTGGGCGGAACGCCCGATGCCCGGAAAAATTGCCTGACATTGCGCGCAGCTTGGCGAATACGCTGGCGGTTTTCAACCAGCGCAATCCGAACATAACCATCTCCATATTCCCCAAAGCCAACGCCGGGAGAAACCGCAACCTTGGCTTCACGCAACAATAGCTTGGAAAATTCAAGAGAGCCCATTTCCTTAAACTGCTCAGGCAAGGGTGCCCATGCAAACATGGTCGCGGCAGGGGGCGGTATATCCCAACCGGCCTGCGCCATGCCGGTCACCAGAACATCACGCCGTTCACGATACAGATTGCGGATTTCCTCAACGCAATCCTGCGGCCCATTCAGCGCCGCAGCTGCGGCGGCCTGAATGGGCGTAAACGCACCATAATCCAGATAGGATTTGATCCGGGTCAGGGCATGAATCAGGCGTTTGTTCCCCGCAGCAAAGCCAATGCGCCAGCCCGGCATGGAATAGGTTTTGCTGACCGACGTAAATTCGATGGCAATGTCTTTGGCTCCCGGAATCTGGAGGATCGATGGCGGCGGGTCATCATAATAAATTTCCGCATAAGCAAGATCCGACAAGATGTAAATACCGTGAAAACGGCAGAAATCAACAACCTGACCATAAAAATCCAGATCAACAACCTGCGCCGTCGGATTGGCCGGAAAATTCAGAATTAACGCCGTTGGCGGTGGTACTGAATTTTTGACCCCGCGCTCAAGACCAGCCAGAAAATCCACCCCGGGACCGATGGGAATATGACGGACATTGGCCCCCGCTATGATGAATCCATAGGGATGGATCGGATAGCTGGGATTGGGCACCAAAATCACATCACCGGGTGCCGTGATGGCCTGTGCCAGATTGGCCAGACCTTCTTTGGACCCCAAAGTGACAATATTTTCTGATTCTGGATCAATATCAACATTGAAACGGCGCTTGTAATAAGCCGAATGGGCACGGCGCAATCCCGTGATGCCACGGGAATTGGAATATCGATGGGTACGCCCGTCCTGGGCTACCTCAATTAGCTTGTCCACAATATGGCGAGGCGTTGGCTGATCAGGATTGCCCATGCCAAAATCAATGATATCGTCCCCCGCCGCACGCGCGCGGGCCTTCATCGCATTAACTTCTGCGAAAACGTAAGGCGGTAAACGCTTTATTCTCTGAAATTCTTCATCCATATCCATGATCCAAGCCAAAGACTGACCGCAGATTGCGACCAAAGCGTGACAGACAAAGCAAAAATGCCTGCCGGGCGATGTGGTTTAACGCCTGCTTGCTCAATAATCGAGATAAATTTCGGCCCGTCGATTGCCCGCCTCACCTGACGGCATGAATTCGTGATAAATTGGCTGGCTGTCCGCTTGGGCGATCACGATCAATTTGCTTGCCGGAACCCCATATTGCATCAACAGTTTTGCAACGATGTCGGCCCGTGCCATCGAAAGCCGAAAGTTGGTAATGCGATGGGTATAAGGGTCGGTGTTACGAGTCCGGCTTGATGCATGGCCAACCACGCGCACACCCCCCCCCCGTTCCTTGAATTTTTTAACAATACTTTTCAATTGATTACGTGATTTACCTGATACTTTAGATGACCCATGAGAAAAGTGAACAACGCCCACTTTCGCGGTCGATGCGGCAGGTGAAAAAGCGGCCTTATGATGCATCGAGCTACCAGCCTGGACCCCGGGTGGTGGGGTCAATTTGATGCCCCCACGTTGAGAGGACAATGCCGGCATGGTGTTACGCCTGATCGGCGCTGGTGCCATAGCTGCGCTGCGCTGCGTGATGGGTTTTATCAATGGCACCGACGACGAAACAGGACGCTTGCCATCTTGTTGGGCAATGGCCAAGCGCATGGTTTCATTGATGCTACCCGTCTGTGCCAATGAAGCTGCGGATGGGGCGTTTGATACAGGGCGCGTTAAGCGCTGCGCCCGCCTGCGTTGGGGCGGTGCAGAAGGTTGACTGGATGATCTGTATGATCGTGTGCCTTTAGGGGCAGGTGGGGCGGCAATAACCGGCGGCGGCGGTGAGCCAGCGACACGCGCCCTGCGCGGAAGATTGCTGGGGGCAAGGGCTGCATGGCGGGCCTGAGCCCTGTCGGCAACCAGTCCACCTTCTATCGTGCTGCGCTGAGTCGATGAAGCGATGCCAACGGGGCGCGGCGGCACGGAAGAAAGGCTAGGGAAAGACTTTCCGGCACCGGGGATTTCATTGCCCCTTCTTTTATTAACTGTACGGGCCTTTTTGGCGGTTGAAAAAGAATCATCCCCCCAAATCCAATCAGAGGTATCTTGATACCATTCCACCGGATTGGCCCAATCGGGCACCGAAGAACAAGCCCCAAGGGTGATCGACAAAGCTGCCATCACACTTATATGAATGATTACCTTACGGTTTTTAGACCGATTTTTTTGGCTTTTCGCCATTTGGCTTCCTCCACCTATGGGAAAACACCTCAACGCCATGCGAAGCCCCCCCCTAACAATCCGGTCCTAACAGACCTGTCATCCACGCATCATACAATTCAAGTTCCAGCCTAGAGCTATATGAAACCGGATACCATGGCAGTATTAAATTAATACCCTAAAATCGTAAAGGATGGTTAACAAAAGCTTACTTCCCCTCTCTTGCCGCCACATCGGAACCCGTGATAGAATTTTGAGAACAATAAAAAAGTAAATATCAGGGAGTGCCCAATCAATGACCCCAGCCCAGCTGTTCTGCTGGCATTTCATGGCTTACCCCCATCTGCCTGACGATTTTGATGAAAAGCATGATTCTGCTTGGGTGACGGTTCCCAATTCGCTTTGGGATTCTCAAAAATCAAAAGGCCTGTATCAGGAGTATATCGCCCAGATGGTTCTGGCCGATCAATTGGGGTTTGATGGCTTTGTCCTGAACGAACATCACCAAAATGTCTATGGCATGGCGGCATCCCCCAATCTGATTGCCGCAGCCCTGACCCAGGTCACCACCAACGGCAAAATTGTCGTCCTTGGCAATCTGTTGCCATTGCACATGAATCCCATGCGGGTGGCCGAAGAATACGCCATGCTGGATATGATGTCGGGTGGGCGCATTATTGCGGGCTTTGCCCCGGGTGGTGGTCCGGAAACGTTCAATTATAATGTGCCGTCGGCCAAATCACGGGATCAGTTTTGGGAATCACTTGATCTGATTGTCCGTGCATGGACCGAAGATGGGCCTTTCACCCATGAAGGCAAAAATTTCCCGCTGCGCTATGTCAATCCATGGCCCCAGCCCCTGCAGAAACCCCATCCCCCGGTCTGGGTTCCCGGATCGCGATCTCCGGGCACGTTGATCGAATGTGCCAAACGTGGATATTGCTATTTCCTGTCATCGCGCAGCCATGGCAGCGCCACGGGGCGAGCCAAAGATCAATTTGCAAAAGTGCTGGAAGACCACGGTAAACGATACCATCCCTTCCGCATGGGGATTTTGCTGTCGGTTTATGTTGGCGAAGAAGATGCGACAGCCCGTGATGAATGCGAAGAAGGGGTTTGGTATTTCCTTAAAAATTGTCTGAAGGGTCACCTGCGCACCGAAGGCCGGCAACTGACCTTTGGTCCGGGTGTGCCATATATCCCAACCAAAGCATGGCGGCAGTATCTTGAAACATCACAGCCCGGGCGCAAGCTTTTGGGGGATGCTGAAAACTGGGAAGAACTGGACAGTTCAAATTCAATCATCGTTGGCGGCCCTGACACCGTGTATGAGCGTTTAAAAGAACTGATCGATAATTCAAGCGTCGGCAATCTTTTGATCCAGTTCCACATTGGCAACATGTCCGATGATGTTACCCGCGCATCGATGGAGCGTTTTGCAACGAAGGTCGCCCCCCGCCTGCGCGAATATTCGGCAAAAGTGTTTGCTGAAAAGTTCCCCTATATGGAAGAAGACCTGGCCGAAATGGAAACCACAAAATGACCGCTCCAAAAATCAACCGCCATACCATAACTGTGAACGGCCCCGATGGTGGGCGCGGTGTCGATGTTGTGGAAATGGGTGATGGTGCGCCACTGGTTTATCTGCATGGGTTTGCTGATCTTCATGGGGTCATGGAAAACCCCGCCCCCTTCCACGAAGGACTGAGCATTAACCGCCGACTGATTGCCCCCGCCCACCCCGGCTGTGCAGGCACCGATGAATACAAAGACCTGGATGAAATTGAAGATGCGGTCTTTCATTATCTGGATGTCTTTGATGCAATGGGGCTCGATCAATTCGATCTGGTGGGCCATTGCATGGGTGGCTGGATCGCCGCTGAGATCGCTGTGCGTCACCCGGAAAAAATTAACAACCTTGTCCTGATCGGGGCCAGTGGCCTGTTTGTCAAAGGCGCGTCTATTGGCGATCTATTTATGATGGCCCAGCCTGCACGCGGGGTTGATTACTGTGATTTCAGGCACATGCTTTTTTCAGACAGCGACCATGAAATTGCTCGGGCACTCTACCCCAATGGGCGCGGTGAAATGGAAGACGAGGTTCGGCGCTATCAAATGCTGCGGTTCGGTTCTTTTATCGGATTCAAGCCGCCATACTTTTATA
This is a stretch of genomic DNA from Rhodospirillales bacterium. It encodes these proteins:
- a CDS encoding OmpA family protein, which gives rise to MAKSQKNRSKNRKVIIHISVMAALSITLGACSSVPDWANPVEWYQDTSDWIWGDDSFSTAKKARTVNKRRGNEIPGAGKSFPSLSSVPPRPVGIASSTQRSTIEGGLVADRAQARHAALAPSNLPRRARVAGSPPPPVIAAPPAPKGTRSYRSSSQPSAPPQRRRAQRLTRPVSNAPSAASLAQTGSINETMRLAIAQQDGKRPVSSSVPLIKPITQRSAAMAPAPIRRNTMPALSSQRGGIKLTPPPGVQAGSSMHHKAAFSPAASTAKVGVVHFSHGSSKVSGKSRNQLKSIVKKFKERGGGVRVVGHASSRTRNTDPYTHRITNFRLSMARADIVAKLLMQYGVPASKLIVIAQADSQPIYHEFMPSGEAGNRRAEIYLDY
- a CDS encoding LLM class flavin-dependent oxidoreductase; this translates as MTPAQLFCWHFMAYPHLPDDFDEKHDSAWVTVPNSLWDSQKSKGLYQEYIAQMVLADQLGFDGFVLNEHHQNVYGMAASPNLIAAALTQVTTNGKIVVLGNLLPLHMNPMRVAEEYAMLDMMSGGRIIAGFAPGGGPETFNYNVPSAKSRDQFWESLDLIVRAWTEDGPFTHEGKNFPLRYVNPWPQPLQKPHPPVWVPGSRSPGTLIECAKRGYCYFLSSRSHGSATGRAKDQFAKVLEDHGKRYHPFRMGILLSVYVGEEDATARDECEEGVWYFLKNCLKGHLRTEGRQLTFGPGVPYIPTKAWRQYLETSQPGRKLLGDAENWEELDSSNSIIVGGPDTVYERLKELIDNSSVGNLLIQFHIGNMSDDVTRASMERFATKVAPRLREYSAKVFAEKFPYMEEDLAEMETTK
- a CDS encoding YeeE/YedE family protein — translated: MADQTIPSLEKPTRLPTQTVPVVALVAAFAVAAISLTMAGDIRPGFLVIIGGLMGVALYHGTFGFTWSYRQAVLTRDVTGIRIQLIMIGVASLLFAPVLAKGSAFGHGVGGSLAPADLEVVIGAFMFAIGMQVAGACASGTLFTVGGGNVRMVITLVFFCIGGFLATLNFGFWQSMPGFGTVSFAKLWGWEVAVPLTLTLLGLAWVGLGRWGREPKPAPDLPQNQQNSGLKRIFFGPWTVLWAGLALAALNYATLVVAGHPWSITWGLTLWGAKGAMILGWDPTGSAFWSGGFTGRALAAPFWKDTTSLMNVAIIGGAMLAASLGGRYRPGFTIPLRPIIGAVIGGLLMGYGARLAYGCNIGAFFSGIASQSLHGWIWILSAFAGTWAGVRLRPLFGYEN
- a CDS encoding homoserine dehydrogenase, translated to MNNPLKIAVAGLGTVGGATLQLIQAQADILSQRCGRDLVVTHVSARDRNRDRGLDLAGIAWVDDPMALATTDNIDVVVELIGGSEGIARDLVEASLKAGRHVVTANKALMAHHGNALGQLAEGAGVSLAYEAAVAGGIPIIKALREGLAGNRIERVYGILNGTCNYILSTMRDQGLGFDAVLADAQALGYAEADPGFDIDGVDTAHKLAILTAVAFGCEVDFDAVYTEGIRHITADDISFADELGYRIKLLGIATRINGAIEQRVHPCLVADVTPIAHVPGAFNAVVADGDFVDSTVYEGKGAGGGPTASAVVADLVDIARGSRVPTFAVGVNDLAKSSPAPMEDHVGAYYICLTVRDEPGVMADVTAAFKDQSISLESMLQRGRSPGEPVLVVLITHETREASMVAALQQIGKLSTMLSAPRMIRMEAL
- a CDS encoding LL-diaminopimelate aminotransferase; the protein is MDEEFQRIKRLPPYVFAEVNAMKARARAAGDDIIDFGMGNPDQPTPRHIVDKLIEVAQDGRTHRYSNSRGITGLRRAHSAYYKRRFNVDIDPESENIVTLGSKEGLANLAQAITAPGDVILVPNPSYPIHPYGFIIAGANVRHIPIGPGVDFLAGLERGVKNSVPPPTALILNFPANPTAQVVDLDFYGQVVDFCRFHGIYILSDLAYAEIYYDDPPPSILQIPGAKDIAIEFTSVSKTYSMPGWRIGFAAGNKRLIHALTRIKSYLDYGAFTPIQAAAAAALNGPQDCVEEIRNLYRERRDVLVTGMAQAGWDIPPPAATMFAWAPLPEQFKEMGSLEFSKLLLREAKVAVSPGVGFGEYGDGYVRIALVENRQRIRQAARNVRQFFRASGVPPKNNPENEKASAS
- a CDS encoding alpha/beta hydrolase, which translates into the protein MTAPKINRHTITVNGPDGGRGVDVVEMGDGAPLVYLHGFADLHGVMENPAPFHEGLSINRRLIAPAHPGCAGTDEYKDLDEIEDAVFHYLDVFDAMGLDQFDLVGHCMGGWIAAEIAVRHPEKINNLVLIGASGLFVKGASIGDLFMMAQPARGVDYCDFRHMLFSDSDHEIARALYPNGRGEMEDEVRRYQMLRFGSFIGFKPPYFYNRPLVDRLHRVTCPALVLWGEKDHLVPISHGEAYANGLRGASGLQVVKGVGHAAHLEDPLGVGALVSGFLG
- the glpX gene encoding class II fructose-bisphosphatase, translated to MDRNLALEVVRVTEAAALSASRLMGRGDEKAADQAAVDAMRNALNSLEIDGTVMIGEGERDEAPMLYIGEKVGKGGPKIDIALDPLEGTTITAKGGNNALAVIAMAEEGGFLNAPDVYMDKIAVGTGLPEGVVDLDETPATNLAELSKALKRDVSDLLVCILDRPRHEELIRDVRASGARIMLISDGDVSGVIATSEPNSGVDIYIGSGGAPEGVLAAAALRCIGGFMQGRLMFRNDDERGRAAKWGIDDLNRKYELLDLASGNVMFAATGVTDGAMVDGVRRFAHGATTYSIVMRSKTGTIRRIETQHNFDMKSGFDPMDS
- the recJ gene encoding single-stranded-DNA-specific exonuclease RecJ, whose amino-acid sequence is MTGNVSDSFSVERSFGGMNWRPRLEDGRESLMLAQRLELPELLARVLAGRHIGADDAATFLNPTLRDLLPDPAHLKDMNVAAGRLADGVEKGEGIAVFGDYDVDGATSSAVLKRFFAALGVDCNVYIPDRIKEGYGPNGAALLELQARGAKIVITVDCGISAFEPLAIAAKAGLDVVVVDHHVAEPALPDACAIINPNRLDDDSPHGQLAAVGVAYLLVIAVNRELRNRGFYKSRAEPDMMQWLDLVALGTVCDQVKLTGVNRALVAQGLKVLATRKNPGLVALADVARLESRPEAWHLGFLLGPRINAGGRVGQPDLGSRLLSTDDRAEASDIVKKLDGFNTERREIEARVLEEALLKAEENDMGNQPLIFVSGDGWHPGVIGIVASRLGERYHRPVCVAGIDGDAAKGSGRSIQGIDLGATVIAARQEGLLINGGGHAMAAGFTVARDRMDELRDFMITRIAAQQAALGEELGRILYFDGALTPAGANPELVHEINRLAPFGAGNSEPRFVLAGVRIGKADVVGENHVRCFVTGPDGGRIKAMAFRTADRPLGKALLESGGLPIHLAGKLRIDDWMGKNGVQFLIDDAAPAS